The genomic region GAATTTCCAAATTATCACCCTTTCTGATAGCTGAAAGGTCAATTTTTGGGGCGTCTGGGGAATACTTATTAGCATTATCTAACAAGTTAAAAATAATATTAGATAAATGTAACTCATCGCCTGTAACTTTTACATCTCCTGCAGCCCAATTGAAAGATAATTCACCGCCTCGATCTTCAATCTTAATTAATGTATTGTCGTAAGCCACTTGCATGGTCTTTTGGAGGTCTACATCAACCATTTTTAATTTAAAATCTCCTCGTTCAATTCTAGCAATTTGTAGAACTCTTTCTACTTGTCTGCTGAGACGCTGATTTTCATCTTTAATAACACCGAGATACCTTCCGGAAATACTTGGCATCTTCTGAACATCTGGATCCATTAGGGCTTCTGTGGCGAGGGCTACAGTAGCAATTGGTGTCTTTAATTCGTGTGTCATGTTCGAAATAAAATCATTCGTTATTTCTGAAATACGTTTTTGCTCTATGATAGTTCGTGCTGCGAACACAAAAGTAAGAAGTGTTAACAAAATAAATCCTAAAGAGGAGAAGAGGACAAACCTCATTTTACTGATTAAAAACTTCCTTTCTTCAGGGAATTGCACAAACAAAGTGTTAGAATTATCAAAAACGTCTTTAGGGAAAAGCGTAATATGATACGCACTTGCTATTATAGTTGCATTGCGTTCTACATTACTACTCATAATAACGGTCTCCCGATCACCTTCCCTTTGTAACACGGCAAAATCATAATCAGTTCGTATACCTTTATGAATCATTTCCTGTTTTAGAAGGGAGTCCAGCATACCGAAATTTACTCTGTCTTGTAACATTGTATTTTCGGCTAGGATCATTTCAGAAACAACCTGATTCACCAAGTCTGTTTTCTTCATAATAAGATCCATAGCGATGTCTAATCGCTTTCTAGCAGTAGAATCTGAGGTGATATTACTAACTATATGCTTGTTTTCTGTAGAATCTGTGATACCGTACTTTGCACCTTCGATATCCGATAATACGGTTTTTGTTGCCGTACCTGTTTTTTTGATAACGGCTTTTTCTTGAACCTTATAAGCTATACCTTGTTTTGCTAACTTATCAGAACTGATTGTTTGACTGATATTTATGTTTTGTTTGCTTGTCCAGTAAGCCTGTTGTTTTACGGAGTCATACTTTACATTGACATCACTATTCGTGACAGAAATGTCATCCAGAAACCTTTTGGTCACTTGTAAAACTTCTTGTTGTTCTAAACGCTTAACAACATTGGTCAACAATTCTCCAATTTCTTGTTCAAAATGACTTTTTCTCTCCGAGATAGCTTCTTTAATCCAATAATATTGTAAAGATGCCAAGCCAAACATGGCGATACACATTAATGTGATTATGGTAATGAGTCGTCTTCTAGTCATATTATTATATGATAGTATGTTGAGGTGCTAACATACCTTTTTTGTTTCAAGGTAAACAAAGTAGCTAAATAAAAACGAATAAAAAAAGCTTTGTTATTAGGCCTAAAGCCCATTTCTAACGCAGCTATTTATTGAAATACTCATTAAAAGTATTTTCACAAAGAAATAAAATGTTTTACAGTTTATTGACGATTTAACGTTTCTTATTTAAAGAATTTGTAAGTAATGCACTCAACACTGCGTACTTATATATGTATGTGAAAATTGATATAAAATTTTAAAAAAGATGTAGTAGGCCTTTAAATAGGCTTTAGCATTATTTCTAACGGGATTTATTGAGGGGGAATTAAGAAAGAATTACATATCTTAAACATTTTTAAAACAGTGTTAAAATAGGGTAAGATTCTGTTTTTAAGTCTGTTAAACTCTTGGGTTGTCTTTGTTTAAACTTGTTAGCAATTCAACGGTCTAAATCGCTATGTATACTTTATACATATTTGTATAATTGTAAAAGAAACAATAACCAATGAAAGCAAATAATTGTTTTATCAGTGAAAATAGCTCAACGGTAGAGCGTAATCAAATTCATAAATATGATTAAGATATGGGTTCGACTCCCATTTTTTGCTCTCATAGTAGAAAGTAGCAATGAGAAATAGCGAAAAAGAAGGCTTGTTTTACGAGCCTTTTTTTTATTTTCTAATAATCCCCATTTCATTCTAATTAGTGTATGAAATGGGGATTTATTTTGCTTAATTCTTAGGTGTAGTTACCGCATAGTTTGATGTTCCATTTTGTTGAGGCATTGCTGTATACCAAATGCCATTGCATACATAATACGTTTCTCCGTTAACAATCTCAGTTTTAGTTCCTTCAGGTAATTGATTAACTACAGCTCCTTGTGGTGCAGTAATTACAGTATATTCTTTTCCATTGTTCTGATAATAGTTTCCTGCATAATAGTAATATGTTCTTCCTTCAATAATTAAGGTTACCGAACCTTTGGGTAAGCTTTTTATGGTAGACCCAATTGGTGCTGCTACTACTTTATATTTACCATTGGATTGTTTTTCGTAATACACGCCATTATCGCAATAGTAATCTTTTTTCTGGTTGTTTTCATCTATCGCATGTACAACAATTGCAGTTGCGGCAATAGTCGCAGCGGTATATCCAACAGGATGCCAATAAGGTCCCCAGACAGGAGCACCTACATATACAGGATGATAAACCGGGTGTGCAACAAATGTAGGACCTGTATGTATAAAAGTAGGACCAGTATGTACCACAGCTGTTGAATGATATGGATAAGCTCTCGTAACAGTTGCTCCTCTATGCAGATATACTTGTGCAGAAGAGGTATGACTAATACAAAACAGGCTAACTACTCCTAAAATTGTATGTATATTTTTTTTAAAGAATTGCATGGTTGATAAATTTTGATTGATACCAACACATACGGTGTGAAATAAGAAAAGAGTTAAGTAGTTTGTAGTTTTTTTTGAAATGTTTAATCTGTAACAGAAAATAAATTATTTACTGATAGAGAGTAATAAGAAATTGATATAAAAAAAGGAAGCTTAAAGCTTCCTTACATCTTGATAACTTCCTGAAGTGTGTTCAAGAAGTTTAGGAAAAATACTAGCAATGTTTTCTGCAGCTTCTTTTGGTTTTGGCATTACTTCAGTACCTCTCGCAGCTTTAAGTCGCCCCATACTAGGGAATTCCTCATGGTTTACTTTTTCACATAAGTAATCTTGCATGCCTGTATCGATTAATCCAGGTGCAAGTGCTGTATAATGTGTCTTTTGGTATTCAACAGCATACAGTTTAACCAACATGTTTAATGCTGCTTTGGAAAGCGAATAGCCAGACCATCCTTTATTACCATTTACAGAAGCACCAGAAGAAATAGCGACCACCTGCTTTACATCTATACCCAAACCATATATTGTATCTAAAACTACTTTATTAGCCCATAGGTTAACATCCATAAGGTGTTTCATTTCCTCAATATTAGCGTCAGATATCCCTTTTATTTCACCTAAAAGGCCTGCGTTTAAAACTACGGTATCTACTTCTTTTACATCAGATAATAACTCTTTTAAACCACTTTCAATAGATTCAAAATTACCTAAATCAATATTTTGATGATGGTATAAATCTGCTCCTGTGAGATCATTGGGAGTGTTTCTACTTACACCATAAACTGTTGCTTTCTGATTTAAGAAGTATTCAACAAATCCATGACCGAGGCCTTTGCTGCTTCCTGTAATTAATATATTTTTCATTCGTTTAGTTACTTCAGTTTCTTTGTAATATTATCATAAATATATTCGGCATGAACTCTTGAATTTTCTATAAACCATGAGTTGGTTTTCATACCTCCACAAACAACACCGGCTAGGTATACATTTTCCATATTGGTTTCATGTGTTTCCGCATTATATTCGGGTTGTTTGATTTGATCTTCTGATAGTTTTATACCAATACGTTGTAAAAAGTCGAAATTAGGTTGATAACCCGTCATGGCTAAAACGAAATCATTCTTTATTCTGATATCTTTTTCCTCTAAATGACTGTAGAAGATAATCTCAGTTGATGTGATCTCTTTTACTTCACTTTGAAAATAACACTTGATGCTACCTTCTTTGATACGGTTTTCAATATCAGGTTTAACCCAATATTTAACTCTGTCGTTTATTTCAGGTTCCCTAATGATAAGCGTTACATTAGCTCCTTTTCTGTAGGTTTCTAAGGCACAATCGATAGCAGAATTGGCACTACCAATAACTGCAACCTCAGTGAAGGAATACAGATGAGGGTCGTCGTAGTAATGCTTTACTTTTGGTAGATCCTCACCGGGTACATGCATTAAATTGGGGATGTCGTAAAAACCGGTAGCAACAGTCACAGTTTTAGTGAGGTATGTTCCTTTTGATGTTTTTACTTCATAAATAAGGTCTTTTACAGAGTGGGGTTGCACATCTAAAACGGTTTCAAACAGATGCATATTTAGATCCCAAGTGGTTTGTACTCTGCGATAATATTCTAATGCTTCTCTTCTTACAGGTCGATGATTGTGAGAAACAAATGGAGCTCCTCCAATTTCCAACTTTTCCGATGTAGAAAAGAAGGTCATGTTGACAGGGTAATTATATAAAGAGTTGACTAAACATCCCTTTTCAATGATCAGATAATTCAGGTCTCTTTTTTTTGCCTCAATTCCACAGGCCATACCTATTGGACCTCCTCCAATAATGATGCTATCGTATATCATTTTTATTTCTTCTTAAGGCGAATAATTTCAATCTTTTGTTTTAACTGATTAAAGTACTCTTTGTTCTCAAAAATGGAGAAACCAAAATCGTTAATTGCTAAAGCTAAATCGATATGTTCTGTCTCAGTTAAGTCGTCGAAAGTGGCTGTTAATTGTGCTCTTTTTCCATCTTTAAATGTTCCATATAATGTTATGGAAACAGAGTTGACAGTAGAATAAACAAGCCTTCCACAATGTTTATAGTGTTCTTGCATTACTTTGGAAGACATTAGGGGAGCTTCAACTGCTTTTTTCCATTCCTCAGCCATATCACCCCAAAAAATATCATTGCTTCTTTCATTGATCTTTTGCATCAGAAGGTTGTAATCTGATACGAGTCCCAGAGGAAGTCTGTCAGTAAGAAGAGCAGCATATTTTTTGTGTTTATCAGGCCTAAATTGAAAACTTGCTTTTACTAAACCTGTAGAGTCATGTGTTAAAGTATCGAACATCTGAAATGTATGTTGTCTAAACTCCTGTAGGTTTTCACTTTTTAGCTTATTGACAAAAGCATTTTCTTCTTCCTGATAGGGGTTATGAGCATAGATGATAGCAGAAGACATAGGAAACAAAGCTGTAGTGTTATGCATATGAAAAGTTCGTACAGCTTGCTGAACAGAATCTACAGAAAGCAAACTCATTAAATAGTCACTGTTTGCATCTGTAGTAAAATTGATTAATCCGCTTACTACTTCTCTAATTCTTACTTTTTCCTTTAATAATTTTCGGTTGTGATGCAGGTAATCATGCCATATTTTCATCTTATTAGAATTGGCATCGAATTTTTCCAACTCATCTAATTTCACTCTTTCGGTAGGAGAGAAGTTACCATTATTTACCTGTCTAACATATTCAAGTACATAAATCCAATAAACTAATCCACCCACAGTACTTAGTTCATCATCATTCCATTTTATTAAACGTCCGAAATTATCATTGTAGGTAAGGTGAAATTTATCAGGGTTTTCCTCCATAAATTCTAAGAAATAACTGGGAGGAGTAATTTCTTGGGCATGAGTTATCTTACTAATAAATAGACATCCAAAAAAAACGACAATTGATAATGTTCTCATAAGTTTGAGGTTCTCAATGTTAGGTAGTAAAGTGAATACTAAAAAATCCCACAGCGCTTAACTGTGGGATCAAGTGACTGTTTAAGTCTTAAATATAATCAATTTTTTAAGGCGAATTTTCTTATTCGTCTTCAAGTATCATCAATTTAGCGAATGTAAGAATCAATGTTTTCTTTCCTACTTCTTCAAAAGCAATAATAGCTCTACGATCTAATCCTTCTTCTGAAAGCTTTTCAACAATGCCGTCACCAAACTTCATATGACGCACTTTAATTCCAGCAGCGAGATTATCTGTTTTCGAAGGAACAAAAGGACGGTCATCTTTTGGTTTAACAACTTTCTTAGTGAAATTCGATGGTTGCTGACGTAGAGACCTAAAGTTGGAGAAGCCAGGTACACTTCCTGGTCCTAAGTCTTCATTGATTGAACTTCTTCTCATACTGATATATTGAGGTGAAATTTCATCTATAAAGCGAGAGGGATCACACATAATCTGTTTACCAAAACGATACCTTTGCAGTGCATAAGACATGTATAGCTTTTGCTTGGCTCTTGTGATGGCAACATAGAATAATCTTCTTTCCTCTTCTAGATCTTCTCTAGTCTCCAGCATCATTTGAGATGGGAAAAGGTTTTCTTCCATACCTACTAGGTAGACATAATCATACTCCAAACCTTTAGACATATGAATGGTCATTAAGGTAATGGCATCACTTACGTCTTCCTTGTCTTGAGTTGTGATTAAAGAAATCTCTTCAAGGTAGGTAACAAGACTTTTATCTTCTTTCTCTGGATCATCTGTAAAACCCTGAATACCGTTAAGCAATTCTTGAAGGTTGTCATAACGGTTTTTTCCTTCTGGAGTTTTGTCTTCGTAAAGCTCTCTAAGAATACCAGAATTTTTGGCAATAAATGAGGCGGTTTCAAATGCATTCTTCTGTTCTGATTGCATTTGGAAAACCTTAATCATGTTCGCGAAGTTCTCTACCTGAGTAGCTACCCTTCCGCCAAAAAATTGGCGAATATTTGATACAACATCCCAGATACCTAATTTATTTTCCGCCGCCTTCACAAATAAGTTGTTGACGGTAGTTGTTCCAATACCTCTTTTAGGATAGTTGATGATACGCTTAAATGCTTCCTCATCCTTAGGGTTGGTCACAAACTTCAGATAAGCGATCATATCTTTGATCTCTTTTCTTTGGTAGAAAGAGAGACCTCCGAAAATCTGAGCTTTGATGGAGAGTTTAACTAAAGCTTCCTCCAACGCTCTTGATTGTGAGTTGGTACGGTATAAAATAGCGATATCACTAGCAGGGATATGATCTTTTATAATGGCTTGTTGAATACTCTGAGCAACAGATCTAGCTTCTTCTAAATCAGATGGAGAGCGAATAACTTCAATTCTATCACCAATAGCATTTTGTGTAAATGTATTTTTCTCTAGTTGATTTTTGTTGTGAGCAATTACCGAATTGGCTGCTTCAACAATAGTCTGTGTAGAACGATAATTCTGCTCTAATTTGATGACTTTCAACTCAGGGTAATCTTTTTCAAAGTTCAGAATGTTTTGAATATTGGCCCCTCTAAATGCATAGATGGATTGTGCATCGTCTCCTACCACACAAATATTACGGTTTCTTGCCGCTAATTTTCTTGTGATATAATATTGAGAGATGTTGGTGTCTTGAAACTCATCAATCATGACGTATTTGAACTTATTTTGGTATTTGTTCAAAACATCTAAATGCTGATGAAGAAGTACATTGGTATTAAAGAGAAGATCATCGAAGTCCATGGCGTTGGCTCTAAAACAACGGATGGCATATTCTTTATAAATTTCAAAAATTTTAGGCCTACCGCTTGCCTCATCTTCTAGTCGAAGATCATTATTTTGCTCATAGGCTCTCCATGATACTAAGTTATTTTTTGCACTAGAAATTCTAGATAAAACAACATTAGGCTTATATAGCTTATCGTCTAAACGAAAGTCTTTTACGACCCCTTTTATGACCGATTTAGCATCTTCAGTATCATAGATGGTAAAATTGGATTGATAACCTAGTTTTTCAGCTTCAAAACGAAGGATACGAGCAAAAACAGAGTGGAAAGTACCCATCCATAAGTTTTTTGCATCATCACCAACAGCTTCAACAATACGCTCCTTCATTTCTCTAGAAGCCTTATTGGTAAAGGTCAATGAAAGTATATTGAAAGGCTCAACGCCATTATTGATCAAGTGAGCAATCTTATAGGTTAAAACTCTTGTTTTACCAGATCCAGCACCTGCAATAATCATCATTGGGCCGTCCATATTCACAACAGCTTCTCGCTGTGGTGGGTTTAATCCTTCTAAATAATCCATCTTAATATTTATGATCTCTTCATTCTGAAATGCTAATTTACAATCAATTTTGTTACTTTTTTAATCAATTTGGCATTTTTCGTTAAAAAGATGCGCAAACAAAATTCAATTAAAAAAGTTCTCTATATCGTGACCTTTTATTAGGCTTTTTTATGAAAAGTATATTACAATTTCAATTTCTT from Flammeovirga agarivorans harbors:
- a CDS encoding sensor histidine kinase produces the protein MTRRRLITIITLMCIAMFGLASLQYYWIKEAISERKSHFEQEIGELLTNVVKRLEQQEVLQVTKRFLDDISVTNSDVNVKYDSVKQQAYWTSKQNINISQTISSDKLAKQGIAYKVQEKAVIKKTGTATKTVLSDIEGAKYGITDSTENKHIVSNITSDSTARKRLDIAMDLIMKKTDLVNQVVSEMILAENTMLQDRVNFGMLDSLLKQEMIHKGIRTDYDFAVLQREGDRETVIMSSNVERNATIIASAYHITLFPKDVFDNSNTLFVQFPEERKFLISKMRFVLFSSLGFILLTLLTFVFAARTIIEQKRISEITNDFISNMTHELKTPIATVALATEALMDPDVQKMPSISGRYLGVIKDENQRLSRQVERVLQIARIERGDFKLKMVDVDLQKTMQVAYDNTLIKIEDRGGELSFNWAAGDVKVTGDELHLSNIIFNLLDNANKYSPDAPKIDLSAIRKGDNLEIHIKDEGQGIPKEHISKIFDKFYRVPTGNVHNVKGFGLGLSYVKNIVEAHKGNIKCKSELGKGSEFIIQLPISENG
- a CDS encoding DUF6515 family protein gives rise to the protein MQFFKKNIHTILGVVSLFCISHTSSAQVYLHRGATVTRAYPYHSTAVVHTGPTFIHTGPTFVAHPVYHPVYVGAPVWGPYWHPVGYTAATIAATAIVVHAIDENNQKKDYYCDNGVYYEKQSNGKYKVVAAPIGSTIKSLPKGSVTLIIEGRTYYYYAGNYYQNNGKEYTVITAPQGAVVNQLPEGTKTEIVNGETYYVCNGIWYTAMPQQNGTSNYAVTTPKN
- a CDS encoding SDR family NAD(P)-dependent oxidoreductase gives rise to the protein MKNILITGSSKGLGHGFVEYFLNQKATVYGVSRNTPNDLTGADLYHHQNIDLGNFESIESGLKELLSDVKEVDTVVLNAGLLGEIKGISDANIEEMKHLMDVNLWANKVVLDTIYGLGIDVKQVVAISSGASVNGNKGWSGYSLSKAALNMLVKLYAVEYQKTHYTALAPGLIDTGMQDYLCEKVNHEEFPSMGRLKAARGTEVMPKPKEAAENIASIFPKLLEHTSGSYQDVRKL
- a CDS encoding YpdA family putative bacillithiol disulfide reductase; the protein is MIYDSIIIGGGPIGMACGIEAKKRDLNYLIIEKGCLVNSLYNYPVNMTFFSTSEKLEIGGAPFVSHNHRPVRREALEYYRRVQTTWDLNMHLFETVLDVQPHSVKDLIYEVKTSKGTYLTKTVTVATGFYDIPNLMHVPGEDLPKVKHYYDDPHLYSFTEVAVIGSANSAIDCALETYRKGANVTLIIREPEINDRVKYWVKPDIENRIKEGSIKCYFQSEVKEITSTEIIFYSHLEEKDIRIKNDFVLAMTGYQPNFDFLQRIGIKLSEDQIKQPEYNAETHETNMENVYLAGVVCGGMKTNSWFIENSRVHAEYIYDNITKKLK
- a CDS encoding ATP-dependent helicase translates to MDYLEGLNPPQREAVVNMDGPMMIIAGAGSGKTRVLTYKIAHLINNGVEPFNILSLTFTNKASREMKERIVEAVGDDAKNLWMGTFHSVFARILRFEAEKLGYQSNFTIYDTEDAKSVIKGVVKDFRLDDKLYKPNVVLSRISSAKNNLVSWRAYEQNNDLRLEDEASGRPKIFEIYKEYAIRCFRANAMDFDDLLFNTNVLLHQHLDVLNKYQNKFKYVMIDEFQDTNISQYYITRKLAARNRNICVVGDDAQSIYAFRGANIQNILNFEKDYPELKVIKLEQNYRSTQTIVEAANSVIAHNKNQLEKNTFTQNAIGDRIEVIRSPSDLEEARSVAQSIQQAIIKDHIPASDIAILYRTNSQSRALEEALVKLSIKAQIFGGLSFYQRKEIKDMIAYLKFVTNPKDEEAFKRIINYPKRGIGTTTVNNLFVKAAENKLGIWDVVSNIRQFFGGRVATQVENFANMIKVFQMQSEQKNAFETASFIAKNSGILRELYEDKTPEGKNRYDNLQELLNGIQGFTDDPEKEDKSLVTYLEEISLITTQDKEDVSDAITLMTIHMSKGLEYDYVYLVGMEENLFPSQMMLETREDLEEERRLFYVAITRAKQKLYMSYALQRYRFGKQIMCDPSRFIDEISPQYISMRRSSINEDLGPGSVPGFSNFRSLRQQPSNFTKKVVKPKDDRPFVPSKTDNLAAGIKVRHMKFGDGIVEKLSEEGLDRRAIIAFEEVGKKTLILTFAKLMILEDE